The genomic region TGCTGCCGTCCGAAACAGGGTCGTCAGGAGCATCGTCGGTGCGGGAGATCGTCATTCACGGCGATCCTGCAAAGCCGGGCCTCTACACGATCCTTCTGAAAGTCGGCCCCAATACGCGAATCGCCGCACATCGCCACCCCGACGATCGGATGGCGACAGTTCTTTCCGGCGTCTGGTACTTTGGCTACGGTCCCAAGTTCGACACCGCCAAACTCAAGCAGCTCCCCGCCGGAAGCGTCTACGCTGAGCCAGCCGGCGCCAACCACTTCGCCATGACGCGCGGCCCGGTGATCGTCGAAATTA from Capsulimonas corticalis harbors:
- a CDS encoding cupin domain-containing protein gives rise to the protein MLRRTHERRAAWFGPSILLAALTLSSLGGFAHPLSSLGQLRLTPEEVKSAHSLLPSETGSSGASSVREIVIHGDPAKPGLYTILLKVGPNTRIAAHRHPDDRMATVLSGVWYFGYGPKFDTAKLKQLPAGSVYAEPAGANHFAMTRGPVIVEITGYGPSGVTYATNANIPSPHHSAEH